The Pirellulimonas nuda genome includes a region encoding these proteins:
- a CDS encoding sulfatase family protein: MKVLYLLGVLCLGLAQPLLAAEKPNFVIIFADDLGYGDISCYGPTGVETPHIDGLASAGFRSTDFFIPANVCSPSRAALLTGRYPMRCGVPVARHETEPKYKNYGLMSEEITIPELLKSAGYRSLMVGKWHLGMEIAGSHPLDAGFDEHLGIPSNYGKARGANFDTLYRGKQVEQRHVPLEELTKRYTDEVVAFIKRQKDQPFFVYFSHHIVHSPLQPRKEFIGTSPKGKYGDFIKELDHSTGRVLQALRDAGVEDNTLVVFASDNGPTIAGSAGGLNGGKYCTMEGGHRVPGIFRWPGAIPSGQVSDVTISSMDLLPLFCELAGVEQPRDRKIDGKEILPILKGASSNSPHEVLYYYNGTNLQAVREGDWKLHLPRTVNDQPFWSKKPIKKRGFVTLDRLRLFNLKSDVGEKHDVSDRHPEVVARLQRHAEAVRAELGDVRTTGADQRRIILVDPQER; the protein is encoded by the coding sequence ATGAAAGTGCTCTACCTACTAGGCGTTCTCTGCCTTGGGCTGGCTCAGCCGCTGTTGGCCGCGGAGAAGCCCAACTTCGTCATTATCTTCGCGGACGACCTCGGCTACGGCGACATCAGTTGCTACGGGCCGACGGGCGTCGAGACCCCCCATATTGATGGGCTGGCCTCGGCGGGGTTTCGCAGCACCGACTTCTTCATTCCGGCAAACGTCTGCAGCCCGTCGCGGGCGGCGCTGTTGACCGGACGCTACCCGATGCGCTGCGGTGTGCCCGTCGCCAGGCACGAAACGGAGCCGAAGTACAAGAACTACGGGCTCATGAGCGAGGAGATCACTATCCCGGAGCTGCTGAAGTCGGCCGGCTACCGCTCTCTGATGGTCGGCAAGTGGCATCTGGGCATGGAAATCGCAGGCTCGCATCCGCTCGACGCCGGCTTCGACGAGCACCTTGGCATCCCCAGTAATTACGGGAAGGCCCGAGGGGCAAACTTCGACACGCTGTATCGCGGCAAGCAGGTGGAGCAACGCCACGTCCCGCTCGAAGAGCTCACCAAGCGGTACACCGACGAAGTGGTGGCCTTCATCAAGCGGCAGAAGGACCAGCCGTTCTTTGTCTACTTCTCGCACCACATCGTGCACAGCCCGCTACAGCCCCGTAAGGAGTTCATCGGAACCTCACCGAAGGGCAAGTACGGCGACTTCATCAAAGAGCTTGACCACAGCACCGGCCGCGTGCTGCAAGCCCTACGCGACGCCGGCGTCGAGGACAACACGCTGGTGGTATTCGCCTCGGACAACGGGCCCACCATAGCGGGGTCGGCCGGCGGTTTGAACGGCGGCAAGTACTGCACCATGGAAGGAGGGCACCGCGTCCCCGGCATTTTTCGCTGGCCGGGAGCGATCCCTTCAGGGCAAGTTTCTGACGTCACGATCTCCAGCATGGACCTGTTGCCGCTGTTCTGCGAACTCGCCGGGGTCGAGCAGCCGCGCGATCGCAAGATCGACGGGAAGGAGATCTTGCCGATCCTCAAAGGAGCGTCGTCCAACTCTCCCCACGAGGTCCTCTACTACTACAACGGAACGAATCTCCAGGCCGTACGCGAGGGGGATTGGAAGCTGCACTTGCCGCGCACCGTCAACGATCAGCCGTTCTGGTCTAAGAAACCGATCAAGAAGCGGGGCTTCGTGACGCTCGACCGGCTGCGGCTCTTCAACCTGAAGAGCGACGTGGGCGAGAAGCACGACGTCTCGGACCGTCACCCAGAGGTCGTCGCCCGCCTGCAGCGGCACGCCGAGGCGGTCCGGGCCGAACTCGGGGACGTGCGTACGACCGGCGCCGACCAACGACGAATCATCCTCGTAGACCCGCAGGAAAGGTGA
- a CDS encoding sulfatase family protein — translation MASAVNWSVCAVAEEPAGRPNFVVVFTDDQGYGDVGCFGSPDIRTPRLDAMAAEGMKLTSFYAQPICGPSRAALMTGCYPLRVAERGNTKQVHPVLHLEEITIAEVLKTRGYATACFGKWDLATHSQTDFYADLLPTRQGFDYFFGTPTSNDRVVNLYRNEELIEQAAPMATLTRRYTDEAIGFMRRHKDQPFFVYIPHTMPHTRLDASPRFKGKSQRGLYGDVIEEIDYNVGRILDAIQEMGLAKNTYVIFTSDNGPWLMKNKGFADGHRPGDHGGSAGPWRSGKVSTFEGGVRVPCIVWGPGRVPAGTSCGLIASTLDLLPTLAALAGAEVPADRVIDGEDIRHLLHGEFDKASPNKAFYYYLRVQLQAVRQGKWKLHLPRDREPIGAAPFSRNTHIAPADRIGFDTPMLVDLEQDPGEELNLADQHPGVVDRLLGLADAMRADLGDYNRVGENMRFFDLAGPRPAAPPVPDQTRPADTKPIATK, via the coding sequence ATGGCCTCGGCCGTCAACTGGAGCGTGTGTGCTGTCGCCGAAGAGCCGGCCGGCCGACCCAACTTTGTTGTCGTCTTCACCGACGACCAGGGATACGGCGACGTCGGCTGCTTTGGTTCCCCCGACATCCGCACGCCGCGGCTCGACGCGATGGCGGCCGAAGGGATGAAGCTCACCAGTTTCTACGCGCAGCCCATTTGCGGGCCGTCGCGGGCAGCGCTGATGACGGGGTGCTACCCGTTGCGGGTTGCAGAGCGAGGGAACACGAAGCAGGTGCACCCCGTCCTGCATCTCGAAGAGATCACCATCGCGGAAGTGCTGAAGACCAGGGGCTACGCGACCGCCTGTTTTGGCAAGTGGGACCTCGCGACGCATTCTCAGACCGACTTTTATGCCGACTTGCTCCCCACCCGGCAGGGCTTTGACTACTTCTTTGGCACGCCGACCAGCAACGATCGCGTCGTCAACTTGTACCGCAATGAAGAGCTGATCGAGCAGGCGGCGCCCATGGCCACGCTGACTCGGCGGTACACCGACGAGGCGATCGGCTTCATGCGTAGGCACAAGGATCAACCCTTCTTCGTGTACATCCCGCACACGATGCCCCACACGCGGCTCGACGCGTCGCCGCGGTTCAAAGGCAAGAGCCAGCGGGGGCTGTACGGCGACGTGATCGAGGAAATCGACTACAACGTCGGCCGAATTCTCGACGCGATCCAAGAAATGGGGTTGGCGAAGAATACCTACGTCATCTTCACCAGCGACAACGGGCCGTGGCTGATGAAGAACAAGGGTTTTGCCGACGGGCATCGGCCCGGAGACCACGGCGGATCGGCGGGCCCCTGGCGCAGCGGCAAGGTCTCGACGTTCGAAGGGGGCGTGCGAGTCCCCTGCATCGTTTGGGGGCCGGGCCGCGTGCCGGCCGGCACGTCGTGCGGTTTGATCGCCAGCACGCTGGACCTGCTGCCGACGCTCGCGGCGCTTGCCGGTGCAGAAGTTCCCGCAGACCGCGTCATCGACGGCGAGGACATCCGGCATTTGCTCCACGGCGAGTTCGACAAGGCGAGCCCCAACAAGGCGTTCTACTACTATCTCCGCGTCCAATTGCAGGCGGTTCGACAAGGCAAATGGAAGCTGCACCTGCCCCGCGACAGAGAGCCGATCGGTGCGGCCCCCTTCAGCCGGAACACGCACATCGCGCCCGCCGACCGCATCGGCTTCGACACGCCGATGCTGGTCGACCTGGAGCAGGACCCTGGCGAGGAACTGAACTTGGCCGACCAGCATCCCGGGGTCGTCGACCGGTTGCTCGGGCTGGCCGACGCGATGCGGGCAGACCTCGGCGACTACAATCGGGTCGGAGAGAATATGCGGTTCTTCGACTTGGCCGGCCCGCGTCCGGCAGCGCCGCCGGTCCCCGACCAGACCCGACCCGCGGATACGAAACCAATCGCAACCAAGTAG
- a CDS encoding ISAs1 family transposase — protein sequence MASANVPVILTHFEELSDPRMDRTKQHRLGDMVAIAICGAICGADTWADVERFGREKFEWFRTFLRLENGVPSHDTFGRVFAMLDTSEFYHCLANWVASLQLDLKGKTVAIDGKTLRRSHDKSVGRSALHVVNACATDLGVSIGQVATEEKSNEITAVPRLLEMLAIDGAVVTLDAMHCQKETARAIRNRGADYVLQVKANQPSVHDALQELFIEFGDADYRGVRRHTTVEKSHGREERREYYVAAAPESLARDWRDVRSVGMVYRCREASGKESREVSFFLSPPRRTRRKCGRWPGMCGDTGGWKTHCTGRSM from the coding sequence ATGGCGTCTGCAAACGTTCCTGTAATTCTTACACACTTCGAGGAGCTGTCCGATCCGCGTATGGATCGGACGAAGCAGCACCGTCTGGGCGACATGGTGGCCATCGCCATCTGCGGCGCGATCTGCGGCGCCGACACGTGGGCCGATGTGGAGCGGTTTGGCCGTGAGAAGTTCGAGTGGTTCCGCACGTTCTTGCGTCTTGAGAACGGCGTCCCGTCGCACGACACGTTCGGTCGGGTGTTCGCGATGCTCGACACGTCCGAGTTCTACCACTGCCTTGCGAACTGGGTCGCCAGCCTGCAACTCGACCTGAAGGGGAAGACCGTGGCGATCGATGGCAAGACCCTCCGCAGGTCGCACGACAAGTCGGTCGGCCGCTCGGCGCTGCACGTGGTCAACGCGTGTGCGACCGACCTGGGGGTGTCGATCGGCCAGGTGGCGACCGAAGAGAAGTCGAACGAGATCACCGCGGTTCCCCGGCTTCTTGAGATGCTGGCGATCGACGGGGCGGTGGTCACCCTCGACGCCATGCACTGTCAGAAGGAGACCGCCCGAGCGATCCGCAACCGCGGCGCCGACTACGTGCTGCAGGTCAAAGCCAATCAGCCTTCGGTGCACGACGCGCTGCAAGAGTTGTTCATCGAGTTCGGCGACGCCGACTACCGCGGCGTGCGTCGGCACACGACTGTCGAGAAGAGCCACGGGCGGGAAGAACGGCGGGAGTACTACGTCGCGGCGGCGCCCGAGTCGCTTGCCCGCGACTGGCGCGATGTCCGCTCGGTCGGCATGGTGTACCGCTGCCGCGAGGCCAGCGGCAAAGAGAGCCGCGAGGTGTCGTTTTTCCTCAGTCCGCCGCGGCGGACCCGCCGAAAGTGCGGTCGTTGGCCGGGCATGTGCGGGGACACTGGCGGGTGGAAAACGCACTGCACTGGTCGCTCGATGTAA
- a CDS encoding GH116 family glycosyl-hydrolase, which produces MNSSVNPEQGCGCGPAACSPASIGRRNFIKASGLTTAMLMAGRGRVMAGPFSPDAFEHVIPSDKKLSKEWVASLYARGEALSATADDLKYIGMPIGGICTGQVYLGGDGRLWYWNLDGKRDAKHAVKGPRFTDPDTIHSPMDQGFALEVESGNDKRTFTLDSKGFAEVVFTNQYPMARVTYADAACPVQVELEAYTPYIPLNRDDSSYPVIVMRYTIKNTSDNVQAAAIAGWVENFSNYRSGKGARGERLSRYRELEGLSVVECWAEPAAEESRAGRPRTRLELATDFGSIALGLLGEERPDIVDIRRSQPGASDLFAPSQPGVEKDEAFAMPLRERGFASVGRTLSLEPGEEKTISFALAWRFPNANYVTAFGNKPGAHDINFYSILWPTASDAAGAVAAREQQLYGTTRTWVDTWYDSTLPYWLLERTFVTLDCMQTQVAERLALQGGLYNLDEGVNCCPGNCTHVWQYAQGLARIFPVIERECRDKIEYGKGFRPEDGAINFRYSIAKFEEAVDGQCGTILRVLRESQMTPDYRFLESIWDRTRLSMDRVIQKWDPDEDGLLAGAQHNTLDEPWYGQVHWLINLYHAALKASATMARQMKQPAVAERYEKIVARGAPKMVDMLWNEQYGHFIHKPGPGADEKHGSTNGCHIDQVLGEFWLHNVSLDRVLPEDKVRRTLESLWTFNFSPNVGDFRSVMTEGRWYAVEGNAGLVMCSFPHGRDEAKSGKKNYAGYLNECMTGFEWQAAAHMIWEGLVEKGLAIGKAIYDRYQPKDRNPYNEVECSDHYARAMASYSVFMAVCGYRYDGPEGKLAFGPRMQQDNFRAAFTTAEGWGSFSQMVNDRRQENAIELRNGKLSLRQLALDIAPGSDLGNGSVTLDGRPVDARLEKSGLRHIVHFPQRLSIAAGQTLRVQHA; this is translated from the coding sequence ATGAATTCGAGCGTGAATCCCGAGCAGGGCTGCGGCTGCGGCCCTGCCGCCTGTTCGCCTGCCTCCATCGGACGCCGCAACTTCATCAAGGCCTCCGGGCTCACGACCGCGATGCTCATGGCGGGTCGCGGCCGGGTCATGGCGGGTCCATTCAGCCCAGACGCGTTTGAGCACGTCATTCCTTCCGACAAGAAGTTGAGCAAGGAGTGGGTGGCGTCTCTATACGCCCGCGGAGAGGCGCTCAGCGCCACCGCCGACGACCTGAAGTACATCGGCATGCCCATCGGCGGGATCTGCACGGGGCAGGTCTATCTCGGGGGCGACGGCCGGTTGTGGTACTGGAACCTGGATGGCAAGAGAGACGCGAAGCACGCCGTGAAGGGCCCCCGTTTCACCGATCCAGACACCATCCACTCCCCGATGGATCAGGGGTTCGCGTTGGAGGTTGAGTCCGGGAACGACAAGCGGACCTTCACCTTGGACTCGAAAGGATTTGCAGAGGTCGTCTTCACCAACCAGTACCCGATGGCGCGCGTGACGTACGCCGACGCGGCCTGTCCCGTGCAGGTCGAGCTTGAGGCGTACACCCCCTACATCCCATTGAATCGCGACGATTCCAGCTACCCAGTGATCGTGATGCGTTACACGATCAAGAACACATCGGACAACGTCCAGGCGGCGGCGATCGCGGGTTGGGTGGAAAACTTCTCCAACTACCGGAGCGGCAAGGGGGCTCGCGGCGAACGGCTAAGTCGCTACCGAGAGCTCGAGGGGCTTTCGGTGGTCGAGTGCTGGGCAGAACCGGCCGCTGAGGAGAGCCGTGCCGGAAGGCCGAGGACGCGATTAGAACTCGCCACGGACTTCGGGTCGATCGCTCTGGGGCTGCTCGGGGAAGAGCGCCCCGACATCGTCGACATCCGCCGGTCGCAGCCGGGCGCATCGGATCTGTTCGCCCCCAGCCAACCAGGCGTGGAGAAAGATGAGGCGTTCGCAATGCCTTTGCGAGAGCGGGGATTCGCTTCGGTCGGGCGTACCCTGTCGCTCGAGCCCGGCGAAGAGAAAACCATCTCCTTCGCGCTGGCGTGGCGTTTCCCGAACGCGAACTACGTGACTGCCTTCGGGAACAAGCCCGGCGCCCACGACATCAACTTCTACTCCATCTTGTGGCCGACCGCGTCGGACGCCGCAGGGGCCGTGGCCGCCAGAGAGCAGCAGCTCTACGGGACCACCCGCACCTGGGTAGACACCTGGTACGACTCCACGTTGCCCTACTGGCTGCTGGAGCGAACGTTCGTCACGCTCGACTGCATGCAGACCCAGGTGGCCGAGCGGCTGGCGTTGCAAGGCGGCCTGTACAACCTGGACGAAGGGGTCAACTGTTGCCCCGGCAACTGCACGCACGTGTGGCAGTACGCCCAGGGGCTGGCGCGTATCTTCCCCGTGATCGAGCGGGAATGCCGCGACAAGATTGAGTACGGCAAGGGGTTCAGGCCCGAGGACGGCGCAATCAACTTCCGCTACTCCATCGCGAAGTTCGAAGAGGCGGTGGACGGCCAGTGCGGCACGATCCTCCGCGTTCTGCGCGAGAGCCAGATGACGCCCGACTACCGCTTCCTCGAAAGCATCTGGGACCGTACTCGGCTCTCCATGGACCGCGTTATCCAGAAGTGGGACCCGGACGAGGACGGCCTGCTGGCGGGCGCCCAACACAACACGCTCGACGAGCCCTGGTACGGGCAGGTGCACTGGCTGATCAACCTGTACCACGCCGCGCTCAAGGCGTCCGCGACCATGGCGCGACAGATGAAACAACCGGCCGTGGCGGAGCGCTACGAAAAGATCGTTGCGCGAGGCGCCCCGAAAATGGTCGACATGCTCTGGAACGAGCAGTACGGCCACTTCATCCACAAGCCGGGGCCTGGCGCGGACGAGAAGCACGGCTCGACCAACGGCTGCCACATCGATCAGGTGCTGGGCGAGTTCTGGCTCCACAACGTGAGCCTCGACCGAGTGCTGCCCGAAGACAAAGTCCGCCGAACACTGGAGTCTCTCTGGACGTTCAACTTCTCACCCAACGTGGGTGACTTCAGGAGCGTCATGACGGAGGGACGCTGGTACGCGGTCGAGGGGAACGCGGGTCTGGTGATGTGTTCGTTCCCGCATGGCCGCGACGAGGCCAAGAGCGGTAAGAAGAACTACGCGGGCTACTTGAACGAATGCATGACCGGCTTCGAGTGGCAGGCCGCCGCCCACATGATCTGGGAGGGGCTCGTCGAGAAAGGGCTGGCGATCGGCAAGGCGATCTATGACCGATACCAGCCCAAAGACCGCAACCCGTACAACGAAGTCGAATGCAGCGATCACTACGCCCGCGCCATGGCCAGCTACAGCGTCTTCATGGCCGTCTGCGGGTACCGCTACGACGGGCCGGAGGGCAAGCTCGCCTTCGGTCCGCGCATGCAGCAGGACAACTTCCGCGCCGCCTTCACTACGGCCGAAGGCTGGGGCAGCTTCAGCCAGATGGTCAACGACCGCCGACAAGAGAACGCCATCGAGTTGCGCAACGGCAAACTATCCCTGCGGCAGTTGGCACTGGACATCGCCCCTGGAAGCGACCTCGGCAACGGGTCCGTCACGCTGGATGGACGCCCGGTCGACGCCCGGCTCGAGAAGTCGGGCCTGCGCCACATCGTTCATTTCCCGCAGCGTCTGAGCATCGCCGCTGGCCAAACGCTGCGCGTACAACACGCCTAG